TCATAGCCAGTTTCGTAGCGAGCATCCCTACGGCGCAGCTCGGCATGACGGTCACCACGCGCGTAGGGAGACGGTTCACGCTGGTACGAGTCTCGTGGTGGAGGTTCGCGCTCTTCGCGTGCTGGGGGTCCGCGCTCGTCACGACCAGGCTTGATGTCTCTCGCGGCGATCAAGAGGCGATCACGCTGAGAAAAGAACGAAGTGTAGCTGCCACCGAGGATGCATCCCAAGATGCTGGTCTCGGGATCCTTGTCCTTGCTGAACTGGTGAAGGCGCTTCTGAATCAACGACAGAGCACTTCGGAAGAATCCGAAGATTTCGCCAACTCTTTTCGAGCCACCAGAGATGTCGTTCTCCGGACGGTTGGGGTCGATAATGGTAAGGCCTGTAGCGTTGATCTTGGCGCGACCGCGGTAGGTGTACTTGTCCATATACCGAGGAGGGTTCAACTCGATGCCAACGTTGCCAAGAATAAACTTGTTACCGTACAGGTCGAGGAAGTTGAGTAGGAGCTCGCCGTAGCGACCTTCGATATCGCTCATTGCACGATCGCTCGGCGGCTTCAGCTGCAGCATGCTGACAACCAAGCAGATGATGGTGAAACCTCCAATGCCACCGGTGTGGACCTCATTCATATTACGCATGAGAAGGAATTGCTTGATGATCGTGACAAGGACAGGCATTTCgggaaattgctctttcCAGGCCTCGAACGTCTCAATCGCCCGGAGACCCGAATCATTCTCGAAAGAGATGTCCACCTTCAGACCCGTCTTCGCATCAATGAACTTGATGATCGGAACCTTGGCTCCTAGGATGCCCGTCACCGTGCCGTGAGCAGCAATTCCAGAGCGTTCCAAGTAGAATTGAAGCTGTCGCATCTGATTCTTGCTCTGACAGAAGACTTGACGACCACCCTGTAGGTAGCTCTCTGAGACGGCAACTAGGTCCATATCAGAGTTGGGTAGGTAGAGGTTCGAAGCAAATGACCCGAAGCTCTTGATGGAAACCTCGTTAGGATTGCCCCTCCAAGTCTTCAAAGTCCGGTCGACTCGGGCAATGAGATCCAGGCGGCATCTCTCTTCGTAGTCAGTCGGTCGGACAAAGTTGTAGAATGCGAGTATCTCCTTGTGTAACCTACTTGAAATCTGTTAGCTTCAACACGTGTGGTAGGTCAGATGACTTTTGTCAGATGACTTACTGGAGACCAACGTACGCTGTGAAAGTGCCGGTGCCCTCGTGCCAGGGCGTTGGGTTGGTGCCATCTTCCTGCCACTCCTCAACGATGTATCCGGCGGAGTCGTTGCTGTGCTTGTCCCGGCGCTTGCGCTTGGTGCCGGCAACGAGCCGAGTGGCAACCACTGCATCGTCCATCTCTTCGTCCTGCAGAGCCTCGACGACGTTACTGGGAGGCGCAGGTGGAGGAAAGGTACTACTGCTGGATGGTTCGTTGCCAAACTTGGGGGTAATGGCGAAGCCAAGGTCGACACCAGGAGGTTCAGCCAtctcgccatcctcatcgaTCTCGCCTTCGGATCGGGAGCTGTCGTGTGGTTCATGAGCTTCAGGTTGAGCGACTGGCGGTGACATGTGTGGGCGATCTGCTTGGTGATGTGTCTCTTGCAGGATGTCTTCGTAGTCGTCTTGctcgatctcctcttcttcctcgtcctcctgcAAATCATCGAAAGAGATGAAGTCGGCATTTTCCTTTATCGCGTTAGTGCTAGCATTCTGAGCTGCAGCTTCAACCTTTGCCTTGCGAATTGTCTGCACAATGTCTTTCTTTGGCGCCACACTGAAGTCGGTGGGCGGCAACACAGTGTAAGGATCAGGATTGGACCACTTTGGCACAGAGTCTGCTGCAGCGGCATCGACTCCAGTCCTCGCGCGCTTATGAAGTGGCGCATCGTCTGCCAGATCACCACCGGTACTAGCGGCGTCCGCATCGTCCTCACTGCTGGAGACGTATTCAATGTATTGTGACTTTGCTCCTTCGTTCATGCCCTCCATGAGCTCGGGTGTGGTCGCACGATCGTTATTCCTGAGCAGGTCTCGGGAGTGCGCCGGTCTTGGGAAGAACCCACGACCTCCGCGGCCGCGAAATTGACCACggcctcgtcctcgtccgcgtCCACGATCATTGCGACGGTCGCGATTCTTATTCGGTGGCGCATTGCTCGGTTCGAAGCGAGGAGCTGGCGGTCCGCCGGCCTGAAAGGAAAAGTTCTCTTCGGCACGgcgcggtggtggcggtgcGTGGTTATCGTTGGCGGCGCCGCGGAAGGTAAAGCCGCTGTCATTGTTATCGTGAGTGCGACGGGGAGGCGAGGCGCGGCGTGGATAGCTGTCGTAGTGATCGCGGTAGTCACGTCGCTCATCTGGTCGGTAGCGGTCGCccatgatggcgatgagtGTTTGTGTTGGTCGAGGGTGTCGGAAATGGGTGGTCAAGATGAAAGCGATTTCAAGCTGTGCGCAGCTGCGCGATGCGAGTAGATAAAAAAAAACGCCTTGATCGTCTGGA
This is a stretch of genomic DNA from Zymoseptoria tritici IPO323 chromosome 3, whole genome shotgun sequence. It encodes these proteins:
- a CDS encoding topoisomerase-related protein (topoisomerase-related proten) yields the protein MNEGAKSQYIEYVSSSEDDADAASTGGDLADDAPLHKRARTGVDAAAADSVPKWSNPDPYTVLPPTDFSVAPKKDIVQTIRKAKVEAAAQNASTNAIKENADFISFDDLQEDEEEEEIEQDDYEDILQETHHQADRPHMSPPMAEPPGVDLGFAITPKFGNEPSSSSTFPPPAPPSNVVEALQDEEMDDAVVATRLVAGTKRKRRDKHSNDSAGYIVEEWQEDGTNPTPWHEGTGTFTAYVGLQLHKEILAFYNFVRPTDYEERCRLDLIARVDRTLKTWRGNPNEVSIKSFGSFASNLYLPNSDMDLVAVSESYLQGGRQVFCQSKNQMRQLQFYLERSGIAAHGTVTGILGAKVPIIKFIDAKTGLKVDISFENDSGLRAIETFEAWKEQFPEMPVLVTIIKQFLLMRNMNEVHTGGIGGFTIICLVVSMLQLKPPSDRAMSDIEGRYGELLLNFLDLYGNKFILGNVGIELNPPRYMDKYTYRGRAKINATGLTIIDPNRPENDISGGSKRVGEIFGFFRSALSLIQKRLHQFSKDKDPETSILGCILGGSYTSFFSQRDRL